The segment ATACTCCAGCGGCGTCGGCTGTCCTCATAATTGAACCGACATTATACGCACTTCTGATGTTGTGAAGTATCAAGAACACATTTTTCTTGCCGCTCTTTTTATCATTCTGCAAAATTCTTTTCATGGGCACAATAGTATACCCGAATAGAGATTAGTGCTACAATTTCAGCAATGCTTAATCCATTCCCAGATTTGCTCGTACTGTCACTCTTAGCACCATTTATACTCCGTATCGTTGTTGGTGTAATCCTCCTCAAATCTGGATACGCGCGCATAACCAGTGGAGGAACTCGCAGTGCGATTGATATAGCAAATCAGTGGAGGGCTTCTATGTTCTCCCCCGCGTGGTATCTCGGTGCCATTGAAATTATCGCTGGAGTATTCCTTATTGTTGGATTTCTGACACAAATTGCTGCACTCGTGGGAGGACTCATTGCAATCAAAGCAATTGCCAGAAAAGGAGGGCTTGCGGGTGCTGTAAGAACAAAAGCGTTTTATGTGCTCATGCTTGTGATTTGTGTCTCTCTATTACTAACAGGCGCCGGTGCACTTGCATTTGACTTACCTCTCTAACATATCACTCAATTTATAGACTTGCCTCAATTTTGTGGTATAGTTTTTTAACCACGTTGATATTTAAAAATACATCCGCCCATAGCTCAGTTGGTAGAGCAAACGCCTTTTAAGCGAGAGGTCGCAGGTTCGAGTCCTGCTGGGCGGACAAGCGTAACAAAAAACACCTTCGGGTGTTTTTTGTTACGCTTGTCCGAGACGGAGCATATCGCTCTGCGATAGCGAGTCGGAGCCGAGCGCACTTAGCATTTTGCGAGAAATTGAAGCAAAATGGTTAGTGACGGGTGGCGACAATGATCTATATTGATCCTGTAAGGATCAAGATTCCTGCTGGAAAAATTACTTGTGACGACAGTAAAAATAAGAAATCGCTCTGCCAGTCATGCACGGCAGAGCGATTTAAGTTCTTCCCAATATATAAAGCGGAAAAATTTGTGTTTACCAATTTTTTTCACGAACTGTTTGGAGTTTCCCCAGCACGGTTGTGCTTTGTCCGGATTGAAATAGTATACTGAACCATCAGATTCGTCGATGTGTGAACCTTGTAGAGTATTTAGAACTATATCCTGAATACTCTTCCATGATTCAGAGTCAGATGGATTGTCAGACAATCCATCACAATAGAAGGAAAATTGACATTTATATCTCTTCTCTCCCCCTTGAGTAACAACCTTCTTTACGGTATTGGGGAATTTTTCATGGTTAACTCTGTTGAGTATTACATTACCAACAGCAACTATTCCCTTCTTCACCTCTCCTCGTGCTTCAAAATAGAGCGCGCGAGATAGCCAGTAAGTATCTTCATCAGAAAAAAGAGAGTTTTTTGACACACCAACATCTTCAAAAAAATAAATGGTTCTTGTTGTCGCAATACCTGCACCCGTGTCCTTGTCCACAAACATTCCTATAAGGAGAGTGCCTGCAAATAAAAAAGTCCTGTATAGGACTTTTGTTCTGTTCATTATGTTTCTCCTTACAATACTTTAGTCTCTCTTCATTGTAGCATAAACATATACTATGTCAATACACCAATCTGATGAATTTTTATACTCCCAAAATAAACCGCTCGAGTGCAATGTCAAATTCGTGCAGTCCTCTACGTGCGTCATGCGAGAGGAATACGAGAGACGATGAGAGTTTTTTCACTTCCTCATCGGTATAATTTTTGAGAAATTGCAGAGACTTTCTGTACACAAATGGATTGAGTCCCGCATCATCTGAATTCTTAGCACCGTTACTAAGTAGCATACTTTTGACCTGCCAAAACAATATTCCGTGTATCTCTTCGTCCGATATGCCCTCCTGTTTTGCTTTTCTATAGAGCACCCAGAGATTTTTTCTGTCCCTTCTGCCGAGTGCGTCGGTTAATGAAAAAATATTAAACTCTTCTTTTCCTCCCGCTTTTTTTTCTTCGAAAACCTGTGTTTTTTCCGCTCTTTTCTCAAGTCTTGTAACCGTTTTTTTATCAATCTTCCCCTCAAAGAGAATGAAAATGTTTTGAGATAGAGCTATGCCGGCAAGGTTTTTTAGTACCACTTCTTTTGCCTCAACGTTTGCAAATACACGGTCGAATACAATAATGTATTTGTTTTCAAACAACCCCTGTCCTTCCATGAGCTCGGTGAGTTGGTTTGTATCAAAACTCTCATCATCAATACGAAAAAAAGAAGCATCAGGCTTTTTGCTCTGTAAACTTCGTGTGAGTCCACGGAGTTTGTCTTTTCCTTTTTCTATATCACTACCATGGAGAACATACAACATAGTAAGATTATTATACTTCTAAATGTCTAAGTACGCCCCAGTTTTTTCCGCTGTGTACAACTACCTCAATTGGTACTCCTTTTGTCTCTTCTGTGCTCAATATTGATTCCATTATTTTCTTGATTTCGGTCGCGGTTTCTTTTACTTTGTCTTTCCGTATTTCATATACCAGCTCATCATGTACTTGGAGCAACAGATGCACATCATTTTCAAGTTTATGTTGTACGATGTATTCATCAATAAGTGCCATAGCAATTTTAATGATATCGGCTTGAGTCCCTTGTATAGGCGCATTGATTGCCATCCTCTCGGCCTGCGCCCTGATGAATGGGAGCTTTGATCTAAGTCCTTCAAAGTGCCGTCTCCTGCCGAAATGAGTCTGTGTGTAGCCGAGGCGCGTTGCGTCTGCTTTCACCTGTTCCAAGTAGTGCGCAACACCTGAAAAATTTTTGAAATAGTCGTTGTAAAACTGTTGCGCTTCTTCGCGAGTGGTCCCCAAACTCTGCCGAAGTGCGTTGACTCCCATGCCGTATAGAATGCCAAAGTTTATTACCTTTGCACGTCTGCGCATTTCCATATCCACACACTCTGGTGACACACCAAACATTTCAGAAGCTACAGCAGCGTGGATATCACCTCCACTCTTGAAGATATCGATTAGTTTTTCATCACCTGAGAGAAACGCCGCTACACGAAGTTCAATCTGCGAATAATCAAGTGCCACCAGTTCATATCCGTCTGATGCAACAAATGCACTCCTGATATTTTTGCCGCGTTCGGTGCGTATTGGAATGTTCTGCAGATTTGGGTTCTGTGACGACATTCTGCCTGTTGTCGTACCACTCTGGAGAAACCGTGCGTGGAGCCGCCCGTCATTTCCCACCATGTCTGGAATATTGTCTATATAGGTTGAAAGAAGTTTTTTGAGTTCTCGGTATGAGAGAATGTCAGAAATGATAGGGTGAAGTTCCTTCATTTTTTCAAGTTCTGACTCACGTGTTGATTTTTGCCCGGTACCAGTTTTTTTCTGGTTCTTCACGCTGAATTCCATTTTATCAAAGAGTATGACACCAAGCTGTTTGGGTGAATTGATGTTGAATTCCTCACCAGCATGTTTATAAATCTTCTTTTCAAGAATCTCCAGTCCAATGTGATATTCTTTTGAAAGTTTATCCAAATGTGAAAGATCGACCACAATTCCTCGCTCCTGCATTTTTGAAATCACAGAAATCAAAGGAAGCTCAATTTCTGTATACACCTTTTCGAGTTTTTGGTTTTTTATTTCACCGAGCACCATTTCTTTTGCTTTTGCAAACGATGTTGTTTGAGCAAAGTCTAATATGTCCTCCATTGTGGGATTGGTAATGTCTGAATCAACAAGCCATAGTCCAATTGCAGTTTCTGAAAGTTCTTTTTCACTTACTTGTTCTTTTTCCCCCTCCACTTCCTCCCCCACTATAGCTTCGTTGTAGAAAGATTTCTCATTATTCTTTTTGTCTTTTGCACCAAACAAATTTTTGACTCTTTGAGAGAGTGTTCTGAAGTTAAGCTCGGAAAATAATTCAAGCACCGTATTTATATCGAGTGTGTCACGCCATGATTTTTCCGGATATTTAAAATCTATCGGAACATTAAGCTGGATTGTAGCAAGCTCTTTTGAGAAAAGTGCTTCTTCCTCATTGTCTTTAAGAAGTCCTATGATTCTTTGTGTGATACCCGCTTTTATAAATTGCTTCTCGTCTTTTTTTAGCGCGCTGTATATGTGTTCAATGCTTCCAAATTCTTTAATGAGAATTGTTGCTGTCTTTTCTCCAATACCTTTAATTCCAATGATGTTGTCAGACGGATCTCCTCGAAGTCCTTTGTAATCAGGTAAAAGTTTTGGTTTGAATCCAAAACGCTCTTCAACCGCTTTTTCATCGTACACAATAGTGTCTTTTATACCCTTCTTGAGCGTATAAACACGTACACGTTTACCTGAAATAAGCTGCATCGTGTCCATGTCACCTGATGCAATTACAACCTCAATGTTTTTATCTCCTTTTGTCTTTTCAACAATGGTTCCGAGTATATCATCTGCCTCAAAGCTTACTTTATCGTATATTGGTATGCCAAACGCCTTAAAAATATCACGTGAGCGTTCAAGTTGAACAACTAGTTCATCGTCCACTTTGGCACGCCCAGCCTTGTAGTCTTTATACACTTCGTGACGATAGGTCGGCTCTGGTAAATCGTAACAAGCAATCAAATAGTCGGGTTTGAGATCCTGCACAATTTTAAGAAGCATGGAAGAAAGCCCGTAAAGGGCACCGGTTGGTTCCCCACCACTTGAAGAAAAATCCGGTAGTGCGTGGTATGCACGATGTATTATTGCGTGCGCATCAAGAAGTACGAGTTGTTTCTTCTGTTTTTTTGCGTCTTTAGGCATATTCAATCTCTCTCGTATTTTCGTTTATAAACGTAAAGTTAAGTTGTTCTATATTCTTTGGTAATATATCAGTTATATTTTCCGGCCACTCTATAAAAATGATATTTCTAGGATCCTTAGCAATTTCTTTCCAACCAAGATGTGAAAGTTCTGCACCATTTTTGAGACGGTATGCATCAATGTGTATGAGGTGGTCAAAGTCTTTGTTTGCCAACTTGTAAATTTTTTCAATCACAAAAGTTGGACTTGTCACCATATTTTTTATACCAAATGCTTTTGCCGCCCCTTTCACAAATGTTGTTTTCCCTGAACCAAGCTCCCCATGGAGCCCTGTGATATGTGCGTTATTTTTACCTGATTTAATGGTTTTTACAAATTCTTCGGCACATTGTTCCATTTTTTCGCTACTCTCTATGGTTTCTATAGTTCCCCCACCTTTCATCGCCCAATTGTAGCACTAATGTAAAAGCAAATGGAGCGACGATAATTCGTCGCTCCATGGTTCTGATCTGCTATCAATAGCAGTACTTACTGCTGGTGTCTATGAAGAACAGCCAACTTTTCGTACATTCCATATCACTGTCTTTATTCCACCACGTTTGTTGATACGGAACGAGCGAGCTTGATTCCCAACTCGATCGCCTTTCGTGTTGTAGGCAACAACTATAAGGTTAAATTCGTCATGTCGACGAGAGACCGACATACGACTGTGCCTGACTGTTGCTATGCCATACTTCGGTATTTTTGCAATTACTTTTCCTACGTCGTTTAATAAGTGCAGATGGCAAACAGTTTTATTTGTCACCGTAACTATCGTTTTAGATCCTGCAAATGAAATTACAGAATCCTGGGTTATGGCAAGTCCGCCGCCATCATAGACGCAACCGCCAAGAAGCATTGCAAAGGCGAGTAATGCTACAAGTTTTTTGTACATGTGTATTTCTCCAGTAGAAATTTCAAGTGTTATTCCAAGTGTAATGATACCATAATAATACTAATATGTCAATGGTATATGTTTGCGAGTGTCTCGTTGTATTTGGCGCAAAAAAACGCTACTATTTAGCAAAATGCTGAAATTTGACGAAAAAGAGCAAAATAAAAAGTTAGATGAGCTTCGTAAAAAAGAAGAGGAGGACCTTGCTCGTATTCTTTCTGAAAAATATGGGATTGGGTACGTAGATCTCTCACGTATTGCTGTTTCAAGCGAGGCACTTCAACTCATTGGAGAAACTGAAGCACGAAAAGCTGAGGTTGCCGTTTTTAATAGAGTTGGCAAAAAAATATCAGTTGCGGTGCACTCTCCAAACAAAAAGGAAGTTGCAGATGTGCTCCACGGACTTGAAGAGCGCGAGTACGAAATAACCCAATACATGACTTCATCACATAGTCTCATGCATGCATGGGAGAGATATAAAGACCTGTCGTTTGCCGTTAAAACAAAAGCGGGTGTGCTTGATATATCTGGAGATGAAATTAGAAATCTTATACATGAACTTAAAACGCTCGAGGACATCAAACAGTTGATACAAAAAACACTTACAATGAAAAAAGCGTATCGAATCTCGCGTATCTTGGAAACTGTGTTTGCTGGCGGGCTTGCGTCTGGTGCATCGGATGTGCATATAGAACCAGAGGAAAAAAATGTGAGGATGCGATACCGTCTTGATGGAGTACTCACCGAGATTTTGATGTTTGATTTAGAGACATATGGGCTCTTGCTTTCGCGAATTAAGCTTATTTCAGGACTTAAACTAAATGTAAAAGATGCGGCACAAGATGGTCGCTTTAGCGTCAAAATTGATCAGGAGAATATAGAAGTACGAACCTCAATTCTCCCTGGTGCATACGGTGAGTCTATAGTCCTGCGAATACTCCAGCCAAGCACCATTGCGCTTTCTATGGAAGAGCTTGGAATAGAACCAAACCTGCTTTCTGCACTAAAGAGAGAGATACGAAAACCAAATGGTATGATATTAAATACTGGACCGACTGGTTCAGGTAAAACAACCACCCTCTATGCATTTCTCAAGAGTGTTCACACACCTCAAATTAAAATAATTACCATAGAAGACCCGATAGAATACCATTTGCCGGGAATTGTGCAGACACAAGTTGATAAAAAGAAATATACCTTCGCAAGTGGGCTGCGCTCCACCCTGCGGCAAGACCCGGATGTTATCATGGTTGGTGAAATCAGAGATGGAGAAGTTGCTGAAACTGCTATTAACGCCGCCCTTACTGGACACTTGGTATTTTCAACACTTCACACCAACACTGCTGCGGGCTCATTTCCGAGACTTATTGATCTTGGGGTTAATCCAAAAGTGATAAGTTCAGCGGTAAACATTGTAATGGCGCAACGGCTCGTTCGCAGACTATGTGAGAAGTGTAAGAAAGAGGTGCCGCTTGAAGGAGAGAAAAAATCACTCGTTGATAGTATAATCTCCTCAATCGTCAACAAAGAAAACGTACCGGAACAGCAGAGTGTTGTGTGGGAAGCGGTTGGGTGTAATGAGTGTGGAGGAAGTGGTTTTAAGGGTAGAATTGGGATATATGAAGCGATTATTATGGATGATGTAATCGAAAAGTTGATTAAAGAAAGTGCTAGTGAACGCGATATTGAAAAAGGAGCTCTAAGCCAGGGAATAATGAGTCTGAAGCAAGACGGCTTGCTAAAAGTTCTCAGAGGTGTAACCTCTCTTGAGGAACTTGAGCGTGTAATAGAACTCAAAGAAGGCAGTCGGCAAAAGAATATTGACACAAAACAAACCACGAAAAGCGTGTAGCGATTCATGGTTTGTATAAAATCTAGACCATAAGTCTCTAAGCAATCCTTCAGAGTATAATATAAAGGAGGATAGGGTCTTCTGAGGATAAACCCCGCAAACACAACAAGTGTGTAACCAGGTCGTCCTCGATGAGTATCACATGAACCGTGAGGTCAATCGCTTAGAGACTTATGAGCTGGATTTCACTGTAAAATCTAGCATAAAAATCAAGTTATGTCAAGAGATACAAAAAAAGATCTGGAAAAAGAGCCCGAAAGTAAACAAGACGAATCATTCTTGGACAATACGTTGCGTCCGTCACGTTGGGATGAGTATATTGGTCAACCAAAAACAAAAGAAAATCTGCGTATTTTACTCACTGCTGCAAAAGAACGTTCTCACCCACCGGAGCATATACTCTTTTATGGTCCACCGGGTCTCGGTAAAACTACGTTGGCTCATCTGATAGGACACGAACTTGGTGCGCAAGTAAAGGTGACTTCAGGACCGGCAGTTGAACGAGTTGGTGACCTCGCCGCGATTCTCACCAATCTTGGAGAGGGAGATGTCTTGTTTATAGATGAAATTCACCGACTCAATAAAACAGTTGAAGAAATACTCTATCCAGCAATGGAGTCTGGTGCGCTTGATATCATAATTGGCAAAGGTCCGTCTGCGAGAACCATTCAGCTTGATTTGCCGGCCTTTACGCTGATTGCGGCAACGACGCGCATTGCCATGCTTTCCGCTCCACTCCGGTCACGCTTTTCAGGAGGAATATTTAGACTCAATTATTATGATGACAGAGAGATTGAGGAGATTTTGAAACGCTCGTCGAGAATCTTGGGAGTGAAAATTGACAAAAATGCACTTGAGGAAATTGCAAAACGAAGCAGATTCACACCACGAACGGCAAACTACCTTTTGAAGCGATGCCGTGACTTTGCGCAGGTGCACAAAAAACCACTCTCAAAAAATATGGTGCGGGAAGCACTACTACTTCTTGAGGTGGATGAGTTGGGACTCAATGCGTCTGATATAAAAATACTTGAGACAATAATAAAAAAATTCGGCGGGGGCCCTGTTGGGCTTAACACTCTTGCCGCTTCTACTTCCGAAGAACAATCGACCATCGAAGAAGTTAATGAGCCGTACTTGCTCCAGATGGGACTCATTGAACGAACATCGCGTGGAAGAACGGCAACCAAATTGGCATACGAGCACCTTGGGTTTGGTTTACCAAAAGACAAACAAGACGCTCTTCTTTAAATGTTTAAATAATATGTCCGGACATAATAAATGGTCTAAGATTAAGCACAAAAAAGCGGCAACTGACGCAAAAAAGAGTCAGGTGTTTTCAAAGCTTTCAAAACTGATAACTACCGAGTCAAAAAAAGCGGATGGTAACACCGATTCTCCGGGTCTTCGGTTTGCTATTGAAAAAGCAAAGAAAGAAAATATGCCAACTATTAACATAGAGCGCGCAGTCAAAAAAGGAATAAGTGGTGATGTATCTTCCATGGAATCAGTCACCTACGAAGTATATGGTCCGGGAGGGGTGGCTCTCATTGTTGAAGGATTAACGGATAGTAAAAATAGAACCGCGGCTGTTATAAAACACTTATTGAGCGAACACGGATTGGAACTTGCGGCACCCGGTTCGGCAACATGGGCGTTTACAAAAACCTCAAGTGGCTGGAAGCCAAATGAAACAATAGAAATTGAAGACGGTGAAAGGCAAAAGCTAGAATCGCTCAAAGATGATCTGGAGGGCAACGATGATGTTCAGGCGATCTACACTAACGCACAATAATACATGAGGGTTTTATCTATTGATCCGGGTTATGAACGAGTTGGTATTGCTGTGATTGAAAGGGTTGAAAAATCAAAAACTGGAGGAAAAAAAGAAATACTTATCTACTCTAATTGTTTTAAAACTCCAGCAGAACAGGATTTTAATCAGCGACTCACATCTATCGGAAAAGAAGTTGAGAATATAATACAAAAATACAAACCGAAAGTGTTTGCTATAGAAAAACTATACTGGGGTAGCAACCAAAAAACTGCTATGAGGGTGTCTGAAGTTCGTGGAATGCTCCTTTTTATTGCATCGTCAAATGACCTTGCTATTTACGAATACACACCTCTTCAGATAAAAAATGCTGTCACTGGCGATGGAAGAGGAGATAAGAAACAAGTTATTGCCATGCTCTCTCATTTGATTGATATAGATAAGATTATAAAATATGACGATGAATATGATGCTATTGCAATAGGGCTTACCTGTTTTGCTTCTGAGAGAAATATGGGTACCTAATAAATTATTTGTTATCAACAGTTTATTTAGAGAGAGGTTGAAAAAATTATTTTTTCTGCAAAAATATATTGAAATCCCCATACTTCCATGCGATGGGATGAGGTCGTTTAACGTTTTGTCAGTATATATCTAAATACTATGTACAACGAGGAAGAAACTGTGGGTGATGTTGATGAAGACACTGAATCACCTAACGATGAAATGGAAATAGAAAACTACGACGAATGAACAATAAACAAAAATACCGTGCATCCACGGTATTTTTGTTTATTTTATTTTTATAGCAACAAACCTCCTCTTCCCTATTTTTACCGTCATATCGTTTTCAACCACCTCATCTGTGTTAGTTATTTTTTCTCCCCCAACCTTCATTACTGCGCCCTCGTGTATTAATCTTCTAAACTCCGTCTTGGAACCCACTGTGCTTGAGATTGCGTCATAAAGTGTTGTTCCTTTTTGAACTTCTATTTTTGTTGCATCTGCTGGTACACCCCCTTTACTAAATGTTTCGGTAAAATCATTTTGTGCACTCAACGCCAAATCACTGCTGTGGTACAGCGATACTATAGCGCTCGCTAATCTCATTTTTGCATCTCTGGGATGTGTGGTATTTGATTGTAAGTCCTTTTCAAGTTGTCTAACCTCGCTCATTGCTACGCGTGTAGCAGATATAAAATATGGAACAATAAAATCATCACGTAGGCTCATTACTTTCCCATACATATCGCTCGGACTATCAGTTATATTGATGGTATTACCCCAACTTGAGCTCATTTTACGCCCATCGAGTCCTTCTATTATAGAGAGCATCATGAC is part of the Patescibacteria group bacterium genome and harbors:
- a CDS encoding DoxX family membrane protein, producing the protein MLNPFPDLLVLSLLAPFILRIVVGVILLKSGYARITSGGTRSAIDIANQWRASMFSPAWYLGAIEIIAGVFLIVGFLTQIAALVGGLIAIKAIARKGGLAGAVRTKAFYVLMLVICVSLLLTGAGALAFDLPL
- a CDS encoding cell wall hydrolase; translated protein: MNRTKVLYRTFLFAGTLLIGMFVDKDTGAGIATTRTIYFFEDVGVSKNSLFSDEDTYWLSRALYFEARGEVKKGIVAVGNVILNRVNHEKFPNTVKKVVTQGGEKRYKCQFSFYCDGLSDNPSDSESWKSIQDIVLNTLQGSHIDESDGSVYYFNPDKAQPCWGNSKQFVKKIGKHKFFRFIYWEELKSLCRA
- the tsaE gene encoding tRNA (adenosine(37)-N6)-threonylcarbamoyltransferase complex ATPase subunit type 1 TsaE — protein: MKGGGTIETIESSEKMEQCAEEFVKTIKSGKNNAHITGLHGELGSGKTTFVKGAAKAFGIKNMVTSPTFVIEKIYKLANKDFDHLIHIDAYRLKNGAELSHLGWKEIAKDPRNIIFIEWPENITDILPKNIEQLNFTFINENTREIEYA
- a CDS encoding type II/IV secretion system protein — translated: MLKFDEKEQNKKLDELRKKEEEDLARILSEKYGIGYVDLSRIAVSSEALQLIGETEARKAEVAVFNRVGKKISVAVHSPNKKEVADVLHGLEEREYEITQYMTSSHSLMHAWERYKDLSFAVKTKAGVLDISGDEIRNLIHELKTLEDIKQLIQKTLTMKKAYRISRILETVFAGGLASGASDVHIEPEEKNVRMRYRLDGVLTEILMFDLETYGLLLSRIKLISGLKLNVKDAAQDGRFSVKIDQENIEVRTSILPGAYGESIVLRILQPSTIALSMEELGIEPNLLSALKREIRKPNGMILNTGPTGSGKTTTLYAFLKSVHTPQIKIITIEDPIEYHLPGIVQTQVDKKKYTFASGLRSTLRQDPDVIMVGEIRDGEVAETAINAALTGHLVFSTLHTNTAAGSFPRLIDLGVNPKVISSAVNIVMAQRLVRRLCEKCKKEVPLEGEKKSLVDSIISSIVNKENVPEQQSVVWEAVGCNECGGSGFKGRIGIYEAIIMDDVIEKLIKESASERDIEKGALSQGIMSLKQDGLLKVLRGVTSLEELERVIELKEGSRQKNIDTKQTTKSV
- the ruvB gene encoding Holliday junction branch migration DNA helicase RuvB, with translation MSRDTKKDLEKEPESKQDESFLDNTLRPSRWDEYIGQPKTKENLRILLTAAKERSHPPEHILFYGPPGLGKTTLAHLIGHELGAQVKVTSGPAVERVGDLAAILTNLGEGDVLFIDEIHRLNKTVEEILYPAMESGALDIIIGKGPSARTIQLDLPAFTLIAATTRIAMLSAPLRSRFSGGIFRLNYYDDREIEEILKRSSRILGVKIDKNALEEIAKRSRFTPRTANYLLKRCRDFAQVHKKPLSKNMVREALLLLEVDELGLNASDIKILETIIKKFGGGPVGLNTLAASTSEEQSTIEEVNEPYLLQMGLIERTSRGRTATKLAYEHLGFGLPKDKQDALL
- a CDS encoding YebC/PmpR family DNA-binding transcriptional regulator produces the protein MSGHNKWSKIKHKKAATDAKKSQVFSKLSKLITTESKKADGNTDSPGLRFAIEKAKKENMPTINIERAVKKGISGDVSSMESVTYEVYGPGGVALIVEGLTDSKNRTAAVIKHLLSEHGLELAAPGSATWAFTKTSSGWKPNETIEIEDGERQKLESLKDDLEGNDDVQAIYTNAQ
- the ruvC gene encoding crossover junction endodeoxyribonuclease RuvC — encoded protein: MRVLSIDPGYERVGIAVIERVEKSKTGGKKEILIYSNCFKTPAEQDFNQRLTSIGKEVENIIQKYKPKVFAIEKLYWGSNQKTAMRVSEVRGMLLFIASSNDLAIYEYTPLQIKNAVTGDGRGDKKQVIAMLSHLIDIDKIIKYDDEYDAIAIGLTCFASERNMGT